CATCATCGGGGTGGACAACAAGCAAAAGGTCCCCCACCTGCTCATCGTAGACGGCCAGCAACGCCTTACCGCGCTTTACGCGGTGATGAAGGGCGTGCCCATTGTGGACAAAGATTTCCAACAACGCCGGTTACGCATTGCCTTCAACCCGGTAGAAGAGAAGTTCGAGGTCACCAACACAGCCATCGAACGCAGTCCGGAATGGATTCCCGACATCAGCGTGCTCTGGCAAACCGACTTTGATCAGTATGCTTTCGTCTCCGAGATTATGGAGCGCCTGGCCGAGCGCCACCTGCCCACCCCCGAAGACCGCAAACGGATTCCAAAGGCGATCCAGCGGTTGGTCAACCTCATCAACTACCCGCTGACCGCGCTGGAAATCTCGGTCAACGCCACGGAGGAACAGGTTTCGGAGATTTTCGTGCGCATCAACAGCCGTGGCCGCACCCTCAACCAGGCGGATTTCATCCTCACGCTGATGTCCGTCTTCTGGGATGAAGGCCGCAAAGAACTGGAAGACTTTGCCCGCCGGGCCAAGCAGCCCTCGGCGGATAACTGCCCATCTCCTTATAATCCGTACTTTCAGCCGTCGCCGGACCAACTGCTACGTGTGGATGTCGCCCTGGCCTTCCGCCGCGCCCGGTTGGAGCATGTCTATTCCATCCTGCGGGGCAAAGACTTGCAGACCGGCGAATTTTCGCCCGAACGCCGCGATGTCCAGTTTGCGCTCTTGCAAGAAGCCCAGGCCAAAGTGCTGGACCTGCAGAACTGGCACGAATTTCTTAAAGTGATCAAGCGGGCTGGATACATCCACCCCAAGATGATTACCTCCGAAACGGCGCTGGTCTACACCTATGCCCTATGGCTCATTGGCAGCCGGGATTTTAGAATGGATCTCTCTAATCTTCGCGACCTAATGGCCCGGTGGTTCTTCATGAGCTCCCTCACCGGCCGCTACACCTCTTCCCCTGAGACGCGTATGGACCAGGATTTGGCCATGCTGCGCAATTTGTCCCGTGAGGAAGATTTCGTACGGGTCCTCGAGCACGAGATGGCCGCGGTGCTGACTCAGGACTACTGGAAGGTGACGTTGCCCAACGAACTGGCCACCGCATCGGCCCGAAACACCGGGCAATCTGCCTATTTCGCCGCTCTGTGCATCCTTGACGCGCCCGTGCTATATTCACGCATGAAGGTTCGCGACCTGCTGGACCCTTCTACTCACGCCAGGAAACAGGCCCTGGAACGCCACCATCTATTTCCCCGAGGATATCTGCAGAGTCAGGGCATTACCGACCCCCGTGACATCAACCAAGTAGCCAATTATGCGCTGGTGGAATGGTACGACAACATTGACATCAGCGATCAACCGCCGGCTGAATACGCGCCCCAATACGAAGCGCGCTTTAGCAGCGACGAGTTGCGGGAAATGTACGAGTTCCACGCCCTGCCCGAAGGATGGTACACCATGGATTACGAGACGTTTTTGGAAGAGCGCCGCAAACGCATGGCCGCCATCATTCGGCGGGGTTTCGAACGCCTTTCACAGGGACAGATATGCTAGCCACAATCAATATGGGTAGATGTCGGCGTGGCCCTATAATCAATTTTGGCGCACAGCGTTTCGCCGCCATAATCTCTATATATCGCATTATATATACACATGTGGGAATACACGGAAATGCGACAAAAACCTCGGAGGCAGCCCATGACCCTCGGGAGTGAACGGAAAGCAGTTCAAAACCCCTTCCTTCGCTATGCCCAGGAGGTGGGTTGGAAGTATCTTCCTCCAGAGGAAGCCCTGCGCCTTCGAGGTGGTGAGGACAGCCCGATTTTAAGAACAGTTTTGATAGAACAGCTCCAGCGGCTTAACCCCGGTGCGGTAGATTCGGTAGCCAAAGCTGAAGAAATTATCGCCCGATTGGTGCGTGTAAGGCCCAACATTGAAGGGAACCTTGAAGCCTGGGAATATCTCAAAGGGCTTAAGACGGTCTTCGTAGAGGCCGAACGAAGAGAGAAAAACATCCGCCTTATTGATCCAAAGAATGTAGAAGCCAATACCTTCCACATCACGGACGAGTTTCGCTTCATTTCGGGTCACACCGGTATCCGAGCCGACATTGTACTCCTTGTCAATGGGATCCCCGTTGTTGTAGTGGAAACTAAGGCTGCCACTCGGTCTGAAGGGATCGCCGAGGCCTTTGACCAGATTCGCCGCTACCACGAGCAGGGACCAGAACTTATGGCCCAAGCCCAGCTCTTCGCCCTCACCCATCTGGTCAGGTTCTTCTATGGCCCTACCTGGAACCTTTCCCGTAAGGCACTGTTTAACTGGAAGGACGAGCAGGCAGGGGACTTTGAAACCTTAGTTAAGACTTTTTTGGCACCTCGCCGGTTGCTGCGTTTACTTACAGATTATATTCTCTTCGTTAGAAAGGATGGTGAACTTTCCAAGGCAGTACTCAGACCTCACCAGATGAGAGCAGCTGAGAAGGTGATCGTCAGGGCTGCTGATCCGGAGAAGCGGCGTGGTCTTATCTGGCATACTCAGGGGTCCGGTAAAACATACACCATGATCACAGTAGCCAAGTTGCTCTTAGAAGACCCTCATTTTGAGA
The nucleotide sequence above comes from bacterium. Encoded proteins:
- a CDS encoding DUF262 domain-containing protein, yielding MSNLLFKKVDYTVGKLLEDIAIGEIGLPDIQRPFVWDTSQVRDLFDSMYRGYPIGTLLFWENGYPGEHRIIGVDNKQKVPHLLIVDGQQRLTALYAVMKGVPIVDKDFQQRRLRIAFNPVEEKFEVTNTAIERSPEWIPDISVLWQTDFDQYAFVSEIMERLAERHLPTPEDRKRIPKAIQRLVNLINYPLTALEISVNATEEQVSEIFVRINSRGRTLNQADFILTLMSVFWDEGRKELEDFARRAKQPSADNCPSPYNPYFQPSPDQLLRVDVALAFRRARLEHVYSILRGKDLQTGEFSPERRDVQFALLQEAQAKVLDLQNWHEFLKVIKRAGYIHPKMITSETALVYTYALWLIGSRDFRMDLSNLRDLMARWFFMSSLTGRYTSSPETRMDQDLAMLRNLSREEDFVRVLEHEMAAVLTQDYWKVTLPNELATASARNTGQSAYFAALCILDAPVLYSRMKVRDLLDPSTHARKQALERHHLFPRGYLQSQGITDPRDINQVANYALVEWYDNIDISDQPPAEYAPQYEARFSSDELREMYEFHALPEGWYTMDYETFLEERRKRMAAIIRRGFERLSQGQIC